The proteins below are encoded in one region of Nitrospira sp.:
- the prx-4 gene encoding peroxiredoxin codes for MNLEGKKAPPFTLEGNDGQEHSLADYKGKTVVMYFYPKDNTPGCTKEACGFRDLNAKMKKSDVVVLGVSKDSISSHNGFAEKYKLPFVLLSDPDAAMMKKYGAFGKKVMYGKEVQGTIRSTVIIGPKGDVLKQWRTVKKAELHPEEVWEFLKSNI; via the coding sequence ATGAATTTGGAAGGGAAGAAAGCGCCGCCGTTCACGTTGGAAGGCAACGACGGCCAGGAACACTCTCTGGCCGACTACAAGGGCAAGACCGTGGTGATGTATTTCTATCCGAAGGACAACACACCCGGCTGCACGAAGGAAGCGTGCGGATTTCGCGACTTGAACGCCAAGATGAAAAAGAGCGACGTCGTCGTGCTCGGCGTGAGCAAGGACAGCATCTCATCACACAATGGCTTCGCTGAAAAATACAAGCTGCCCTTCGTGCTTCTCTCCGACCCTGACGCCGCGATGATGAAAAAGTATGGCGCCTTCGGCAAGAAGGTCATGTACGGGAAGGAGGTCCAGGGTACGATCCGCTCGACCGTCATCATCGGCCCCAAAGGCGACGTGCTCAAGCAGTGGCGAACCGTGAAAAAAGCCGAACTGCATCCCGAAGAGGTCTGGGAATTTCTGAAGAGCAACATCTGA